The proteins below come from a single Miscanthus floridulus cultivar M001 chromosome 1, ASM1932011v1, whole genome shotgun sequence genomic window:
- the LOC136509322 gene encoding RHOMBOID-like protein 2: protein MATRADVEKGGVVRKEPGKVPSPLYPQHEGEREWVPWIVPVFFVANITVFVITMYANNCPAHTTPRDGKCIARFLGRFSFQPLRQNPLLGPSSATLTKMGALVWEKVVHHHQGWRLLSSMWLHAGVLHLVANMLCLLFVGMRLEQQFGYVRIGAIYVLSGLGGAVLSSLFIRNHISVGASGALFGLLGAMLSELLTNWTIYTNKAAAVATLLFVAAVNLVLGILPHVNNFAHIGGFLAGFLLGFVVLMRPHFGWMERYSLPAGTPCTARKYLAYQWILLAVALLLLVVGFAVGMAMVFRGANANDSCNWCHYLSCVPTARWNCTN from the exons ATGGCGACGCGGGCGGACGTGGAGAAGGGCGGCGTGGTGAGGAAGGAGCCCGGCAAGGTGCCGTCGCCGCTGTACCCGCAGCACGAGGGGGAGCGGGAGTGGGTGCCATGGATCGTCCCCGTCTTCTTCGTCGCCAACATCACCGTCTTCGTCATCACCATGTACGCAAACAACTGCCCCGCGCACACGACGCCGCGCGACGGCAAGTGCATCGCCCGATTCCTCGGCCGCTTCTCCTTCCAGCCGCTGCGACAGAACCCGCTCCTCGGACCATCCTCCGCCAC GCTCACCAAGATGGGGGCACTGGTTTGGGAGAAGGTGGTGCACCACCACCAGGGCTGGCGCCTCCTCTCCAGCATGTGGCTCCACGCCGGCGTCCTCCACCTGGTCGCCAACATGCTCTGCCTCCTCTTCGTCGGCATGCGCCTCGAACAGCAGTTCGGATACG TGAGGATCGGTGCGATCTACGTCCTCTCCGGCCTAGGTGGCGCCGTGCTGTCGTCGCTCTTCATCCGGAACCACATCTCCGTGGGTGCCTCGGGCGCGCTCTTCGGCCTGCTGGGCGCCATGCTCTCTGAGCTCCTCACCAACTGGACCATCTACACCAACAAGGCGGCGGCCGTGGCGACGCTCCTGTTCGTCGCCGCCGTCAACCTGGTGCTCGGCATCCTGCCCCACGTCAACAACTTCGCGCACATCGGCGGATTCCTCGCGGGGTTCCTCCTCGGCTTCGTCGTCCTCATGCGCCCGCACTTCGGGTGGATGGAGCGCTACAGCCTCCCCGCCGGCACACCCTGCACCGCCAGGAAGTACCTCGCCTACCAGTGGATCCTCCTCGCCGTCGCCctgctcctcctcgtcgtcgg ATTCGCGGTCGGCATGGCGATGGTCTTCCGCGGCGCCAACGCCAACGACAGCTGCAACTGGTGTCACTACCTCAGCTGCGTGCCCACCGCCAGATGGAACTGCACCAACTGA